GCGGCCACGGCCCAGGCCCCGGCCGATGGCTACACCCTGGTGGAGGGTCATATCGGCACCCACGCGATCACGCCGGCCATCATGCGAAACCCGGGGTACGACACCCTGCGCGACTTCACGACGATCGCGGTGCCCGCCACCTCCTCATCCGTGCTCGTCGTGCCGCAGGCCAGCCCGGTCCGGGATCTGAGAGGGCTGCTCGAGCTCGCGCGCGCGAGGCCGGGAGGGCTGAGCTACGGCTCCCCCGGCGTCGGCTCGCCCTCCCACGTCACCGTGGTCCTGCTCTCGAAGATGACAGGGATCAGCGCGCAGCACGTGCCTTACCGGGGCGGCGGGCCGGCGGTGACAGATCTGGTGAGCGGCACGCTGGACTTCATGTTCGCCGGCCCGTCCGAGGTGATGGGGCAGATCGGGTCCGGCCGGCTGCGCGCCCTGGCCACCACCGGCGAGCACCGCTCGCCGGGAAGCCCGGAACTGCCCACCGTCGCCGAGGCAGGCGTTCCGGGGTTCCGCTTCACCGTCTGGCACGCGCTCTCAGTGCGCGCGGGCACGCCGCCCGCGATCCTCGACCGTCTGCGCCAGGAGGTGGCAGCCATCCTCGCCACGGAAGCGATCCAGGCCCGTCTCCGCGACGTGGGCCTCGAGCGCGGGCCGACCGATGCCCGGGCAGGGGACGCCATGGTGCGGGCCGAGATCACCCGGTGGGGCACGCTGGTTCACGAGGCCGGCATCCAGGCGGATTGAACCCTGTCCGTTCGGTTGGAATGAGCACCGGCCAGCGATCGTTGACGCGTCAGGCCGCGGCTGGCGCGGGCGTGCTGCTCGCCTTAGAGCGCAGGGCCGGCCTGGACAGCGCGGCGACGGGGTCCGGCGTGGTCCTTCATGTCTCTCCCCCTGTGCATCCCGTCGGCCTCACACGTTGTAGAAGTCCAGCGCCGTCGGGATCATGTCGTTGGTCAGCAGCACCGTCTTGCGCGCGATCCGCCAGCTGCCGTCCGCCCCGCGACGGAACAGGTGCTCGTAGCGCCCGAAGAACATGTGGGGACGGGAGACGCGCGGGTCGTAGCCGTGCACCGTCCAGCTCGACGTGGCCTCGATCTCGTCCTTCGTCACCCGGCCCGGCAGGATGTTCGTCACCATGTGGACGGTGCGGGGCAGCGGCAGCGCCGTGACGGACTTGCGCGTGCGGATCCGCATGATCCGCTCCTCCAGCCCGACGCGGGAATCGTGGTAGATGAGGGAGACCTCGCGGTCCGGATCGGACGTGGTCTTGTGCTCGTCCAGCCAGGCCGGGATCCAGAACACGGCGTCCTCGGCGTAGAGGGCGAGCCAGGCATCCCATTCCTGCCGGTCCAGGTGCAGCCCCTCGCGGTAGAGCAGCCCGGCGCAGATCGCGGCGGCCTCGGCATCGGGCATCGCGCTCACGCCTCGGCCCCGCGCAACATCAGCCGGCGCCACTCGCGGTAGCCCGTGTGGAAGCAGGTCTCGTCGCCGAAGGTGACGGGGCCGCGCGCCTCGGCGAGCGGGGCGACGCCGATCCCGGACACGAGCGACGGCGCTGCTGCCGCCCCGCTCATCCCGCCCATGCCGCGCGCGTAGCCCTGGGTCCAGCCATCCGGGTCGGCGGCGTAGCCGGACTGGCAGTACTCGTACATCACGTTGTCGTCCGAGGTGGCGAGGCCGGTGGGGTTGAAGAAGTCCTCGTACTGCCGGATCCGCAGCCGCCGCGCCTCCGCATCCTCCCCGATCGGGGCGAGGCAGTGGGAGACCATCTCCGTCCGGTCCGGAGCCAGCGGGCGCCAGGTGCGGAGCTGGAGCGAGACGATGTCGATGATCTGCAGGTTGGGAAAGATCGTCAGGTTGCGCTGACGCAGCATCCACTTCGCCCGCTCCTCTCCCACGCGCGCCCGCACCTCCTCCAGCCGCGCCCGGTCGAAGGCCAGCGGGCGCAGGCCGCGCGGGGGATTGCGGATGGACCACATGACGGAGTGACCGTGGGCGAAGCTGAAGCTGCCCTGCTCCTCCTGGTCCGGCTCGGGCGGGGCCTTCACCGCCGGCGGGTTGCGCTTCGCCCGCTGAGCGAGCACGTCCATGTAGGAGCTGTGGGTGGAGGCGAAATGGTAGAAGTCCAGTCCGTTCTCGAACTGCAGCTTCCAGTTGCCGTCATAGGTGTAGTTCACCGGCCCCGGCACGAACTCCCACCCCGTGCTGCTCTGGTCCAGCACAAGGTCGAGCATCCCCCGCGCCTCGCCTAGGTGCTCCTCCAGCGCGGGCACGTCGGGCGAGAGGCTGGCGAAGAGCAGGCCGCGGTAGCTGCCAAGGCGCGCCACGGGCATCAGGTCGTGCCCCTCCGCGTCGAAGGACTCCGGGTACTGCCCCGTCGCGTGGTCGGTCACCAGCGTGTTGCGGCCGGCGCTGTCATAGGCCCAGCCGTGGTAGCGGCAGACGTGGAACTTCGCCCGCCCCTTGCGGAAGGGGCAGACCACCGCGCCGCGATGGCGGCAGGAGTTGAGGAAGGCGCGGACAACCCCG
This genomic window from Pararoseomonas sp. SCSIO 73927 contains:
- a CDS encoding tripartite tricarboxylate transporter substrate binding protein, coding for MRSVCRRTALLLPALFAAGTARADWPDRPVRIIVPFAPGGSSDLIARLIGTELGTRLGQPVVVENRGGANGAIGMAATAQAPADGYTLVEGHIGTHAITPAIMRNPGYDTLRDFTTIAVPATSSSVLVVPQASPVRDLRGLLELARARPGGLSYGSPGVGSPSHVTVVLLSKMTGISAQHVPYRGGGPAVTDLVSGTLDFMFAGPSEVMGQIGSGRLRALATTGEHRSPGSPELPTVAEAGVPGFRFTVWHALSVRAGTPPAILDRLRQEVAAILATEAIQARLRDVGLERGPTDARAGDAMVRAEITRWGTLVHEAGIQAD
- a CDS encoding aromatic-ring-hydroxylating dioxygenase subunit beta, with amino-acid sequence MPDAEAAAICAGLLYREGLHLDRQEWDAWLALYAEDAVFWIPAWLDEHKTTSDPDREVSLIYHDSRVGLEERIMRIRTRKSVTALPLPRTVHMVTNILPGRVTKDEIEATSSWTVHGYDPRVSRPHMFFGRYEHLFRRGADGSWRIARKTVLLTNDMIPTALDFYNV
- a CDS encoding aromatic ring-hydroxylating dioxygenase subunit alpha, with the protein product MSHHHRTAAELVDDRPADGVFRIHRDLFRDPAVFALEMERVFEGTWNFVGLESQVARPNDFFTTHVGRQPVLVTRDADGVVRAFLNSCRHRGAVVCPFRKGRAKFHVCRYHGWAYDSAGRNTLVTDHATGQYPESFDAEGHDLMPVARLGSYRGLLFASLSPDVPALEEHLGEARGMLDLVLDQSSTGWEFVPGPVNYTYDGNWKLQFENGLDFYHFASTHSSYMDVLAQRAKRNPPAVKAPPEPDQEEQGSFSFAHGHSVMWSIRNPPRGLRPLAFDRARLEEVRARVGEERAKWMLRQRNLTIFPNLQIIDIVSLQLRTWRPLAPDRTEMVSHCLAPIGEDAEARRLRIRQYEDFFNPTGLATSDDNVMYEYCQSGYAADPDGWTQGYARGMGGMSGAAAAPSLVSGIGVAPLAEARGPVTFGDETCFHTGYREWRRLMLRGAEA